The following are from one region of the Actinoplanes sp. L3-i22 genome:
- a CDS encoding TetR/AcrR family transcriptional regulator, giving the protein MGITSLRDRKREQSRIATVRAAWQLFIERGYDNVTVGDICAKAEIAPRTFHRYFASKEDVVAEPVRQMTTIVTEYLSAGAPDGADDRAVMRGAMIRVAEFVVERRELLVALRTVAQQSAHLQVSAVVVRTDSDPNIAALLAARTPGADPGDWRRRLLVGCVTQAFRIWYEDFLPGDLPDPMSHLTEIMDAAVTGFSGPLKPQPPTDVAL; this is encoded by the coding sequence ATGGGGATCACCAGCCTTCGGGACCGGAAGCGTGAACAGAGCCGGATCGCCACCGTGCGGGCGGCCTGGCAGCTGTTCATCGAGCGCGGCTACGACAACGTCACGGTGGGCGACATCTGCGCCAAGGCGGAGATCGCGCCGCGCACGTTCCACCGGTATTTCGCCAGCAAGGAGGACGTGGTCGCGGAGCCGGTCCGGCAGATGACCACGATCGTCACCGAGTACCTGTCCGCCGGCGCGCCGGACGGGGCGGACGATCGCGCGGTGATGCGCGGGGCGATGATCCGGGTGGCCGAGTTCGTGGTGGAGCGGCGGGAGCTGCTGGTCGCCCTGCGCACGGTGGCCCAGCAGTCGGCGCACCTCCAGGTGTCCGCGGTGGTGGTCCGGACCGACAGCGACCCGAACATCGCGGCGCTGCTCGCGGCGCGGACCCCCGGCGCCGACCCGGGTGACTGGCGGCGCCGGCTGCTGGTCGGGTGCGTCACCCAGGCGTTCCGGATCTGGTACGAGGACTTCCTGCCCGGCGACCTCCCCGACCCGATGTCCCACCTCACCGAGATCATGGACGCCGCGGTCACCGGGTTTTCGGGTCCTTTGAAACCGCAACCACCCACGGACGTCGCCCTGTAG